A region of the Pricia mediterranea genome:
ATTGGCACGAATGTAATCGCCGGTATCATCGATGTCTCCCGTTAACACCAACTGATCTTTGTAGCCCATATAGTAGGTATTGACGTTCAATTGAAAATCTGGGGAGACATACCGCCATCCTAATTCAAGATCGTTCAGTTTTTCGGATTTCGGGCTTCCATTTTTATAATCGTCTCGATTGGGTTCGCGATGGGCCATGGCATAACTGAAATAAAAGTTGTTGTTCGGATTCAAATCATAGACCACTCCCGCTTTGGGGTTAAAGAAATCGAATTGGTCGTCGACCTCACCGGTTTCCTCTCCTTGGGTCTTGTATCCTATCGTTCTGTATTGTAAATCCGCGTACAGGCTTAATTTCTCGGTCAGTCCATAATCCACTTTGGCGTACAAGTTGAAATCCGTCTTTTTAGAATCGTCATCGTAATAGCGGTCCCGTATCTCGGCATCCGAAGCAAATCGTGCCCAGATAATCTCCCCAAAATGTGCGCCCTCGTATCGGTTTGCGCCCCCGCCAAGAATCAAATCCACATTGTTTTTGGAATAATTGGCGGAAAAGACCGTTCCGTAGAAATCATTGTCGAGCCACTTGCGACGTATCAAATCGGTGGAGTTGACTACGGAGTCGCCGAACACCAACGGTTCGAGTCCGTATGCTGTAAAGTCCCTATCTTCCTTATACTGCTCGAAGTAGCCCCGACCGTGGGTAAAATGAAAAGCGATGTTGGTGCTCCACGCGTTGGAAAGTTGCTCGTTCCATAGCAATTGGGCATGGTCTTGCTTGTAATTGTCGATTTCGTTATCGTAGAATCGGATATTTCCTTCTTCATCGGTATATTTCCCAGCGGAGTTGTAGGTACGGTCTTCCTGCAGGGTTTGTGCATCGATTCCGTTCCAAGCTTGGTAGGTAATCTCCTTTCCCCCGAAAATAAGGGCTTTTATCAACGTATTTTCATCCGAATAAGCGGCCTGCAAAAAATAGGATTCCAAGTCGGAACTGGCCCGATCGACATAACCATCCGAAGAAATACGGGACAACCTACCCGAAATTTCAACGTGGTCGTTCAACAGGCCCGTACTGAACTTTATATTGTTCCGAAGCGTGTTAAAGCTGCCGAGGGATGAAGAAATCTGTCCGTATGCCTCTTGCGATACCGCATCGGTCAACAGGTTGAGGCTGGCACCGAAAGCACCGGCTCCATTGGTCGAGGTGCCGACGCCCCGCTGGAGCTGCAGACTTTCGGTGGAAGAGGCAAAATCAGGCATGTTCACCCAAAATGTGCCCTGCGATTCGGAGTCATTATACGGAACCCCGTTGATGGTCACGTTTACCCGGGTAGCATCGCTGCCGCGCACTCGTATCCCCGTATAGCCTACCCCTGCTCCGGCATCGGTCGTGGTCACGACACCTGGTAAATAGTTCAGCAACACGGGAATATCCTGACCAAGATTCCGAGGTGCAATATCCTCTTTCTTGAGATTGGAAAAAGTAACCGGTGTTTTTTTATTGACTCGGACCGCCTGTACGAAGACCTCGTCGAGCACCACTTTTGTGCCCTCCAGGGAGTCGGTTTCCTGTTCCTGTGCAGCCATACCCAGGGTCAATCCCAACGAGGTCAATGTTAGAAAATTGGTTTTAATGCGATGGTTTTTGCCCATCGTCCGCAGTAAACTGCCCGAGAAAGTGGCAGTGGATAGATTGAAAATTGAACAAAGCTGTTTCATCCGTAAAAGTTTTTTTTACGAATAAAAAGGGGCTATTATTCTAAATTTACATTGATTTTTCGTCCGATATCGGACATAGAATTTCCAAGCAGCATGCAGTACATGCCATCCCTTGGCGGCATTACCCGCCCAGGTTCATTGGGTATAATCTCAGCGTTACCAAATTATGGGTTTGGAATTATGGTTTAGAGAACTTCGATTCTGCATCCACAACCCAAATTTGGCTAGGCACCCCTTTTGAGATACGGCAAAGATACGGTTGCCGAATCGAATAATAAAATCCCAATCTAAAAATTCTTTCACCTACCGACGGGAGTTCTCAATCGATGCACCTTCCTCTGAGGGTTGCATTTGCGAAATGATAGGGAAATTAACTTGTTTACCTTCGTTCCGCGCAAGCGAAAAACGATAAGTACCTGCTTGGCGCCTATCATCCTTTTATCGGCACCCACCCGGTTCACCGTCAACACAATTAACGGTTCCTTAGTATACGCTATCTCCTTAATATCCGTACTTTTAACAGGATATATATGAAATGTCATATGGAAAAAGAGTCGATAAAGTCCAAGAACAAGTTCACCTTTAAGATTGTGGCGAGCTATTTGATTCTGGGTCTTTTGGCAATCGCCGTCAGCTATTTTGTCTATACGGAAATAAAAACCTACGTCTCTACCGAAACGGCAGACCAAAATGACGTAAAGCTATTGCGGACGGGCACCTTGGCCAGCAACCTATATGAGGCCGAGAGTCTTTCAAAGCTGGCCTTGCAAAGCGACAATAGTACCGATTTTGATGCTTACGCCAATCGAATCGATTCTGTTAAACTTGAAATCGATACCCTGAAACGATTGATGCAGGGCGATGAACAAAAAAGTCTTTTGGATAGCCTACAGCGACTTTTGGATCAGAAGGTCGCGAATAACAATAAGCTGAAACAGCTGCAAAAACGGTATGCGTCTATCAATGCCTTGGATAAGGCTTTAAAGGAATTCGACAAGATAGACGAATCTTTCGGAAAATTTTCTGCAGAAAACCTCTGGCCCGACTATAAAAAGCTCTCGCCCACCCTTCAAAAGTCGCTACGCGACTATGCTGCCCTTATCAGTGAAAATGTACCTGCCGATGCCGATGGCTCGATAAATGCAGTGTATGTCGACTCCATCCTAAAGGATGCGAAGACCATGTTGCTTAGGGCCAAGCTTCAGGATTCCCGATCCCAGCGCTCTTTGGCCTTACAAGAACGGGAGGTAAACCGCAACGACCGGGTGCTTTCACAACAGCTACAAAATATCATTTCGGCTTTTGAGCAAGAGGTCATGGCCAGTACTTACCAAAACAATCTCAAAAAACAGACCGCACTTAAAAGAGCGACCCGCATTGCGGGAATAGCCGCCGTAATCGGATTCATCGTCGTCGGGATATTTTCGTTTTTAATAAACCGCGACTTTTGGAAAGTGCAGACCTATCGCGTCAAGCTGGAAAATGAAAAAAAATTTTCGGATTCGCTTTTAAAAAGTAGGGAACAGCTCATCTCTACCGTAAGCCACGACTTGCGTACCCCCTTGAATACCATTAGTGGTTATTCGGAACTTTTGGAGAGCACGGATCTATCGAAAAAACAGGCCGGATACGTTTATAGTTTAAAATCCGCCTCAGAGTACATCGAAAACCTGGTTAACGATTTGTTGGATTTCTCCAAGTTGGAAGCCGGAAAGCTCAATATCGAGGAAGTTCCATTTATAGCCTCCCATCTCATCCAGGAAACCGCTGAAAACCTTCAGGCCATTTACGCCGACAAAAAACTGAAGTTGATACTCGATATCGCCCCCGAATTTGAAAAAACGGTCTTAGGCGATCCCTTCAGGATCCGGCAGGTATTGACCAACCTCGTCGGAAACGCGTTCAAGTTTACAGAAGAAGGCCATATTAAGATTACCGCCACGGCCAATACCACAAAAGGGGAAAGACTTCAGGCAAAGATTCAAGTTTCGGATACCGGAATCGGTATCCCCAAGAAAAAACAGCATCTGATTTTCAATGAGTTTACCCAGGCGGATACCGATACTGAAAAAAAATTCGGAGGTTATGGGCTAGGACTCACCATTTCAAAAAAACTGGCCGAGCTACTTAATGGCTCCCTAGGCCTAAAAAGCAAGGTGGGCGGGGGAAGCACCTTCACATTTCAACTACCGCTAAAGATTACCGACGCGGTACAGGAAGCGGATAAAGAAATGCCCTATATGGCACCCAAACTGCGCATGCTCATCATCGACGACGACACCGCCCTACTGCACATGTTGCGTGAACTGGCAGAAAGCATGGAGATTACCGCCCATACCTTCACCAATTTTCTTTCTATTGATGAAGATTCGCATTTGGCATACGATATCGTTCTCACGGACATTCAAATGCCGCAAGTAACCGGTTTCGAGGTGCTAAAGCGGCTTCGGTCGGGCGAATACGCCCACTATACGGATCAGCCTATTATCGCCATGACCGGCCGTCGCGACCTGAATCCAGAAGCTTACACCAACATAGGATTCACCAGGGTGCTGCAAAAACCTTTCTCAAAGGGTGAATTGATAGCGACCCTTAAACTCTTGGGTATCAAGACTGCCCATAAAGCACCTAAAAAAAAGATACCCATAGAAAAATCGCAGGCAGCCCCAACATTGTACAGCCTCGACATCATACATTCCTTTCTGGGCAAAAACGAAGACGCTATTTTCGAAGTGTTGCAAACTTTTTTGAGCGACACCCGAACCAATATGCAACTATTGGAGGATACCGTTACCGCCAAGGACTACGACCAGGTCAATCACGTCGCTCACAGAATGCTGCCGATGTTCAGGCAATTGAAGGTGCAGGAGTCCGTTTCGATCTTGGAAAAGATGGAGCATGCCACAGCGGAGCAGATGGACTCCAAAACCCTATCACGTTTACTTGAAGTACTTAAAAAAAATGTGAAGGTACTTGTCGCCGAACTTGAAGAGCGCATGACCGTTGGCTCGAAGTAAGATGGTATTGATCAAATCCGACGGAGCGGTAACTTGCCAACCAACTCGGGTTTACGAGGAAAATTTACGGGAACAAGGGAGACGAATTGTGAATATAGGCAAGCCCGAGATGAGCCTTGGTGCTTGAAAATGAACGTGCTGCCAAGTCTACCTAGGACTAGGTACTTAAAGATCAAGATTATAATGGTGGATTTTATTGTATAAGGTCTTGCGGGTCACCTGAAGTAATTTTGCCGCTTTAGATTTATTGAAGTTCGTTTTTTTCAGGGCCTTGATGATTCTGTCCTTTTCAAATTCCGCTTTTGAGAAACCTTCGGAAACCGTTGCCTTTTCTTGGGGCTGTAGCACTTCCTTGGGCAGGGCAGCAACCTGCACCTCGTTGCTCGGCGTTAAGAGTACCGCTCTTTTGATCACGTTTTGGAGTTCTCGCAGGTTGCCAGGCCAACGATACTGCTGAAAGGCCTCCCACACCTCATCGGAAAAACCTTCCACATTTTTATCGAGCGCGGTATTCGCCTTTTTTAAAAAGTTCTCGGTGAAAAGTCTCAAATCTTCAAAACGTTCTTCCAAAGAAGGAATCTGAATCGAAAATTCGTTCAACCGATGGTATAGATCTTCCCGGAAAGTACCTTCTTCTACGGCCTCGGTCAAATCTTCGTTGGTCGCAGTGATAATCCGCACATCTACCTCGATTTCCTTGGTACTGCCCACGCGCTTGATTTTGCGTTCTTGCAACGCGCGAAGCAGTTGAATCTGATTTTCGTAGGATAGGTTTCCAACCTCGTCCAAAAACAGGGTGCCCTTATGGGCCGCCTCGAAATTACCTATTTTATCTTCTACGGCGCCAGTAAAGCTACCTTTGATATGGCCGAAAAATTCGCTTGTCGCCAATTCTTTAGGAATGGCCCCACAGTCCACCGCTACGAAATTGAAGGCCTTTCGTTTACTGCCATCGTGAATGGCCTTGGCGGTAACCTCTTTTCCGGTACCACTCTCTCCCGTAATCAAAACGGACATGTCGGTCGGTGCTACCAAATCGATGTATTCCAATAGTTTTTCGGATGCCTCACTGCTACCCTTTACCACCCTAGCATGGGGTGCGATTTCTTCTTTTGGGCCATTTGTCGTGGCATCCTGTAAGGGCTTGACCTGGGCACCCTCCTCTTCTTTTTTTGCAGTCGGCCCGATATGCGTTACCCGTAAATCCGAATCCCTCGGCACTTGGGCCTTTAGCGCATTATCAAGAATCATCACGATCTCATCGGGTGTGAAGGGTTTTGAAATATAGTCAAATGCCCCCTTCTTCATGGCGTTGACGGCGGAGCCTACCTCGGCATAACCCGTCATCAAAATTACTTGCGTCTTCGGGTTTACTTTCTTGATGTCACCCAATAGCTGCAAACCGTCATAATCGGGCAGTCGTAAATCGGTTAGAATAAGGTCGTAATCATTCTTGCCGAATTTTTCCTTGGCATCGTCGGCCGTAAAGCTGGTCTCCACCTCGTAGCCGCGTTTACTCAAAAACTTCTGAAGCATCTGGCAGAATGCTGCATCGTCTTCAATGATTAAAAGGTTTGGCATATTGCGTTCTTGTATCGATACTAGGACCCCTTTCTTTTGACACTCAAAATCTCTGTGGGTGCATTGACATAGCTACGTAAAAATACCACAAGAAAGCCGTATCTCGCCTAAATTTGTCTTAAAAAGACCCTTTATTCCTCAGCCATTCCATTTTGTCGTCAGTCATGCGCCAGTCGTGGGATTTCGAAAGCGTTTGCCTGCCCGACTCCACTAAAGAAAAAAGAGAAAGGGGCCACACAACTGTGACCCCTTTCTGACCAAACCAACTTGATACAAAACAATAAACTAAACTTGTTTACATTTCAATCCAGTTACCATTTTCGTCAGCGTACAAAGTTCCAGCGGTGCCGTCTTCCAAAGACACTTCCAATTTATACTGGTTCGCTTCGTTTACATACGCTTTATCAATGGAAGCCGTAGGATAGTTTTTTGAAACTGCGGCGGTTACCGACTCGGGTAATTCTTCGGCGGCGACCTCAGAAAAGTCATCTTGCGTGGCTACGGCTTCGGTAGCTGTTTCTTCAGCGGCTTCAGTAGCGTCAGTTGCAGTTTCTTCAACGGCAGTTGCAGCCTCTTCGGCAACATTCTCTTCTTGGGCGAAAGCAGTCATTGTTCCAAGTGACAATACTGCGGCAATCATTAAATTTTTCATGGTTCTAGTTTTAATTTGTTTACTGAAAAAAGTATTGAAATAATGATACCAAAATCGAAAAAATATGTAAGTATTTGTTTTTTAGCTATTTAATCGAATCTCTGAAATCCTGCGTTGGGTAATTTTGTATACTTGTACAACTAGACCGTGTAAAATATATACGGCACGATGAGGGATAAAGCTGCCGGGAGGGAACTTTACCGCCGGCTTCCTTGAGATTCTACCTCACAATAATTTCCTCGCCTTGAGCTAATGGTAGATAACTACAGTCTCCCATCACGGACTTGCTTTGTCTGGTAATTTGTCATGCACGGATAAACTAAAAAAGTCCCGATTGCCTTAGGCAGTCGGGACTTTTTACTCTCAAGTGATTATACTTGACAGGACAGTACATTTTCGAATTACATTTCGATCCAGTTACCATCGGCATCAGCGTACAGTTCAGCTGATTCACCATCTTCTTTAGTAACTTCCAATTTGTACTGATCTTGGTCGTTCATAGAAGCCTTATCGATAGTAGCACCTGGGTGAGCCTCTTCTAAAGCGGTAGTAATTGCTTCGGGAACTTCTTCAGTAGCAATCTCGTTGAAACCATCCTGGGCAGCAACTTCTTCGGATACTTCCTCAGCTGATTCTTCAACAGCCTCGGTAGCATCATCGGCCGACTCTTCCACTGCTTCAGTAGCTTCTGTGGCAGTTTCTTCAGCGGCATCGTATGTTTCAGTGGCCGATTCTTCTACAGCTTCGGTAGCGTTAGAAGTTGTTTCTTCAACAGCGTCTCCAGCTTCTTCCAAATTGGTCTCTTGTGCAACTGCAGTCATTGTTCCTAGAGCAAGGGCTGCAACAATCATTAAATTTTTCATTTTGCGTGTGTTTAAGTTAAATTCGATTTTTATTTGTTTTGAATATCGTTTGCTTGATAATCGTAATATATAAAGAGAAAACAGTGCCAACTGTGCATTGGCGCTGCAATATGCATACAACTATCTGATTGTTATTGCTTTAAGACCAATAGAGGATAACTTGAACATGTATACCACTGGGTAACAATCAAGAAAAGTGTGTAAGATTTACACACTTTTCTTGACTATGACAGCATGTTTGCTGTAAA
Encoded here:
- a CDS encoding sigma-54-dependent transcriptional regulator; this translates as MPNLLIIEDDAAFCQMLQKFLSKRGYEVETSFTADDAKEKFGKNDYDLILTDLRLPDYDGLQLLGDIKKVNPKTQVILMTGYAEVGSAVNAMKKGAFDYISKPFTPDEIVMILDNALKAQVPRDSDLRVTHIGPTAKKEEEGAQVKPLQDATTNGPKEEIAPHARVVKGSSEASEKLLEYIDLVAPTDMSVLITGESGTGKEVTAKAIHDGSKRKAFNFVAVDCGAIPKELATSEFFGHIKGSFTGAVEDKIGNFEAAHKGTLFLDEVGNLSYENQIQLLRALQERKIKRVGSTKEIEVDVRIITATNEDLTEAVEEGTFREDLYHRLNEFSIQIPSLEERFEDLRLFTENFLKKANTALDKNVEGFSDEVWEAFQQYRWPGNLRELQNVIKRAVLLTPSNEVQVAALPKEVLQPQEKATVSEGFSKAEFEKDRIIKALKKTNFNKSKAAKLLQVTRKTLYNKIHHYNLDL
- a CDS encoding hybrid sensor histidine kinase/response regulator, whose translation is MKCHMEKESIKSKNKFTFKIVASYLILGLLAIAVSYFVYTEIKTYVSTETADQNDVKLLRTGTLASNLYEAESLSKLALQSDNSTDFDAYANRIDSVKLEIDTLKRLMQGDEQKSLLDSLQRLLDQKVANNNKLKQLQKRYASINALDKALKEFDKIDESFGKFSAENLWPDYKKLSPTLQKSLRDYAALISENVPADADGSINAVYVDSILKDAKTMLLRAKLQDSRSQRSLALQEREVNRNDRVLSQQLQNIISAFEQEVMASTYQNNLKKQTALKRATRIAGIAAVIGFIVVGIFSFLINRDFWKVQTYRVKLENEKKFSDSLLKSREQLISTVSHDLRTPLNTISGYSELLESTDLSKKQAGYVYSLKSASEYIENLVNDLLDFSKLEAGKLNIEEVPFIASHLIQETAENLQAIYADKKLKLILDIAPEFEKTVLGDPFRIRQVLTNLVGNAFKFTEEGHIKITATANTTKGERLQAKIQVSDTGIGIPKKKQHLIFNEFTQADTDTEKKFGGYGLGLTISKKLAELLNGSLGLKSKVGGGSTFTFQLPLKITDAVQEADKEMPYMAPKLRMLIIDDDTALLHMLRELAESMEITAHTFTNFLSIDEDSHLAYDIVLTDIQMPQVTGFEVLKRLRSGEYAHYTDQPIIAMTGRRDLNPEAYTNIGFTRVLQKPFSKGELIATLKLLGIKTAHKAPKKKIPIEKSQAAPTLYSLDIIHSFLGKNEDAIFEVLQTFLSDTRTNMQLLEDTVTAKDYDQVNHVAHRMLPMFRQLKVQESVSILEKMEHATAEQMDSKTLSRLLEVLKKNVKVLVAELEERMTVGSK
- a CDS encoding TonB-dependent receptor, with translation MKQLCSIFNLSTATFSGSLLRTMGKNHRIKTNFLTLTSLGLTLGMAAQEQETDSLEGTKVVLDEVFVQAVRVNKKTPVTFSNLKKEDIAPRNLGQDIPVLLNYLPGVVTTTDAGAGVGYTGIRVRGSDATRVNVTINGVPYNDSESQGTFWVNMPDFASSTESLQLQRGVGTSTNGAGAFGASLNLLTDAVSQEAYGQISSSLGSFNTLRNNIKFSTGLLNDHVEISGRLSRISSDGYVDRASSDLESYFLQAAYSDENTLIKALIFGGKEITYQAWNGIDAQTLQEDRTYNSAGKYTDEEGNIRFYDNEIDNYKQDHAQLLWNEQLSNAWSTNIAFHFTHGRGYFEQYKEDRDFTAYGLEPLVFGDSVVNSTDLIRRKWLDNDFYGTVFSANYSKNNVDLILGGGANRYEGAHFGEIIWARFASDAEIRDRYYDDDSKKTDFNLYAKVDYGLTEKLSLYADLQYRTIGYKTQGEETGEVDDQFDFFNPKAGVVYDLNPNNNFYFSYAMAHREPNRDDYKNGSPKSEKLNDLELGWRYVSPDFQLNVNTYYMGYKDQLVLTGDIDDTGDYIRANVDKSYRAGLEMDANLRLWNKLTIRPNIAFSTNKIEDFVLTRDGTVQNLGDTHIAFSPGIVAGNAISYSPSERLAISLLSKYVGEQYLSNTDTEASKLEDYFVNDLNLTYEIIPGKLVKSIEFSALINNVFDVEYVSNGYTYLDTFSNPGNSMEVQGYYPQAGINLLVGATLRF